TGAACCGCCCTCCACTGTCCGACCAGCCAGTGTGTTTTTGACCAGTGCTCGGGCAATTCCAATCGGGTCAACGCCAAGGTGCTTTTCAAACCGGGCGTCTTCGATGGCTAAGATGGCATGCCGCATATGTGGTGGGATCTCGTCATAGCTGAGTGGAATTCGCCGTTCCAGGGCGAATTCGCCAATGACCGATTTCCCATCTGAAGCATACACCTGGGTAATTCCCCACGGCTGGTAGCTCGCCAGCTCGGCAACTCCCCAATCCTGGCCAGCCAGACTGCTTTGATATGCCACCGCCAGTCCTGTCAGGCTACCAGCCAGCGCGGAGAGCAACAATACGGCTAAAAAAGTAGACTTCCGAAAAAACCGCTGCACGACCGCAGGCTTATTCTTTCGGGAATTATCTAATTCAGATCGAGAAAAAACACTGTTTACAGGCATGAAAGCACCTCACTCTGACTGCATGACGAATGAATAATGTGGTTAGTGGTTAGTGGTTAGTGGTTAGGGAGCGTTAAAAAATAAGTTCCTGGGGCGCGTTCTGCCACGTCCAGGTTTTGGTCTTGCACCGCGAAGCGTTGCCGTTCGGATAGGGAGGTCGGTTGGCCGCTTTGGGCCTACCACCGGATCCAAAGGCCACCCCTTGGTGCTCCCCCACTTCGCCCGCGCCCCGCAGGGGGCGCGGGCGAAGTGGGGGAGCACTGGAGAGGACGAACCTGTTCCCGGTGGTAGCTCACAAAGCTTCGCAACCACCGGCTATCCGAACTGCAGCCCTCCGGGATGCTCAATCCAAATGCCTGATTCCCAAACGAAAACGGGAAATTGATTTTTTACAATCCCTTAGTACTACAGCGAGGTTTCGGTTTTAACCTGCGAAGCGGGTGATGGCTCGTAGCCCAGGGTGGAGTCTTCGAAACCCTGGGTTGACGGCCATTCCCAATTTCTCCCGCCCCACCGGCAACCGCCTATGGCGGTTGCCGGTGGGGCGGGAGGGAGGTCGGGCCGTTGGTCCCAGGTTGCACCCTGGGCTAGCGTGCCTGCTGCCCAGTTCCTGGGCTCAACACTCGGTTTTTTATTAAAACCTCGCTGTAGTACTAATCACTAATCACTAATCACTAAATGGTTCTTCATTCTTAACTGGATCTGTCGGTTTACCACACTGCCTTAGGGTCTGTGAAGCAATTTGCGAAAATTGCCTGCCTGAGTGCGGAGGCTGCTTTTGACAAATTCGAGGAACTTAGTGTAAATGATTATATCGAATAATCTTTTTGTCTTTCATTCGGAGGTGTTTTAAAAGCCAATATGCCAATCTATGAGTACGTCTGTGAAAAGTGTCATGAGCACGTTGAAGTCATTCAGAAGATTTCAGACTCTCCGCTAACAACCTGTCCGAAGTGCGACTCTGACACACTTCATAAGAAAATCTCACAATCCAGTTTCGCATTTAAGGGGTCAGGTTGGTATGTGAGCGACTACGCTGGAAAATCCACTTCACCAGCAAGCAGCAAGAACTCCTCAGATGAGGTGACTTCGTCTGAAAAACCAAAAACCGAACCTGCAACCAGTTCGACGACCAGCGGGGACGACACATCATCCCCATCAACCACAGCAGCAGCGTGATCAAATTTCGCCACCCAGGTTGTTTCGAAGGCAACACTCTCAAGCGTGTTGCCTTTCTGCTTTATGGGTGATTCATTCCCGATTGTCGCCAAAAGCACGGGCTCCTGGTTGCCACGATAGGCGCCCTGTGGAATTATTGCCGGTTCAAATTTTGATCTTGAATTTTGTGTGAGGAATAAAACCGTGATGAAGAAGAGTCTGCTTTTCCTGATGCTTGGCCTGGTACTGGTCTTCCCCGTGCTGACCGGATGTAATCCCAAATCCAATCAGGCTGTGGCGGTCCTGGAGACGGAATATGGAAAAATCGTCTTTGAATTTTACCCCGAAGTGGCACCGCAACACGTCAAACAGTTTCAGGAGTTGATCAAACAGGGGTTTTATAACGGGATCGCTTTTCACCGGGTCGAAGCCAATAGTTTAATTCAAGGCGGGGACCCCAACACAATCCGCGGCCCTGAAAATACCTGGGGACTGGGCCGTCCTGACCTGAAAACCATTCCGGCTGAATTCAGCAAGAAAAATCACATCCGGGGAACGGTTTCCGCCGCCCGCAAAGGCAATGATAACAACAGCGCCACAACGCAATTTTTTATTTGCTGCCGTCCGCATCCAGAATGGGATAACCAGTATTCCATTTTTGGACAGGTCATTTCCGGAATGAACGTGGTGGACATCATTTCTCAGTCGCCTGTCACCGAAGGCACCACCCGCCCCCAAACCAAAACCATTATTACCAGAGCCTATCTGGATCTGCGCAGCAATTATCCGGCAACCCCTGGCCTGTAGAAATGAAGAATGAAGAATGAGGAAAGTGGTTAGTGGTTAGTGGTTAGTGGTTGGTCCTTGGTTTTTCGCTCTTGGTTCTTGGTTCTTCTTTGAAAGTATTGATTCCTAAGTACAAGTCCCCATAAATGGGGGATGGAATTTCGGTGATTCCGAATTGGCTTTCGCCCGGATGGGCGCCGGACAATAGCCGGTGGTTTGCCGCTTTGGGCACACCACCGGAGCTCCGGTCCGCAGTGGTTTGCGCCCGGATGGGCGCTGGAAGCTGGTTCGGGTCCCGGTTTTCGTGGAAGTTTCGACTGCTGGCTCACGACTCCTGTTCCAGCGCCCATCCGGGCGCGAACCCGTGATGGCGACTCTGTCCGGTGGCCGCGTGTCCAAAGCGACACTTGCCACCGGCGATTGTCCGGCGCCCATCCGGGCGAAAACCAATGGTTCTGCCAGCGAGTGGTCGAATTTCATCCCCCTTTTATGGGGACTTGTACTAACCACTAACCACTAACCATTAACCACTAAATGGTTTCTTCATTCTCAATTCTTCATTCCGCTGGGTTGCCAGAGCTGACGTGACCGAAGCAGGAACAACATCCGGCTATAGCGGGTGAGTTGGGCTTGATTATCAGCCAGCACCACAGACTCAGAGGCGACCTTTCCAACGCCAATCCGCTTCAAGGGCAACCGTTCAGTACTTTTTTCAAGCGGCCAAACCGGTTCCATCAAACGGGTTATCTCGCGAAATGACCGATCCATGGTGGCTTGAGTCGCTTTTTCAGTCAGTATGGCGCACAACTCCCGAAAATTTTCAGCGACCAGCAGCCGCTTTCGATTCCCCAAACAGGAATAATCAAACGAATCAGACCGGATTCGGAAATGCTGCCGGAGGGTCTCACCAAAAAAATCAATCGTGAGTTCTTCGGTCATATTCTCTGAAACATCTTTAATTTCCCGTCCCCGACCATACATGCTATTGGCTTCAACAACCTGTGTTTGTTTGAACCGAAGCGAGCCAAACACCAATAGCGTCAGGCCCTGCCAGGGTATTTTCGCCAATAAATTCTGGTCGGCGCCCCAGATATCAAGGGTTTCAGATTGCCAGGCAACCTGCCGAACGCGTTGTGGAAATTGTTTCAGTTGGAGGTCTTCATCACGGATAATTGCCGTTCGGACCCCAGCCCCAAGCAGCCGATGACGGGTCAGAGTGGCATCAGATTCATCTTGGAGCCGCACAATTGGCAACGGGGTTTTGGCCTGCAGGTACAAATCAATCAATTCGGCGGACAACCGGGTCACGATTTCGATCTCATGCCGTGTATGCTGGTCAATCAGGCTTTCATCAGGAAAGAAAATCAGATTCACCCCAAGTTCAGTTTCTTCCATAGGTCGCACAATCGGCAGCTTTTGGAACTCAGCACCTTCAATAACCGGAAGTTGTCCGCCACAGTAAATACATAACAGCCGCTGGGAATTGTTATTTCGATTACAGAGCGGACAGGCCACAAAGGTTACTTCGACCACGGGAGATACCTCGCTTTTTGATTTTTCGCAGGGTTGAACTGTTGATGGTTGGGCCTGGGACTGAGCCTATGAGCGCCAATCTGGACAAGGGGACAAGGAGACAAAGAGACAAGGAGTTGGGGAAACAAGGAGACAAACACTCATGGTTTCAGTTCACACTTCTGATTAGAGATGAGTTCGGGTCACACAAACTGGTTTGATGTCCCCTTGTCCCCTTGTCCCATTGTCCCCTTGTCTCAAACAGGCTCAATTTTCCTTATCCTGGCGCTTACGGCCCTGCTTCTTCAGCCTACTTACGGCATGGTGAATGAGAGGAAATTTACCACAGCCCGGCGTTCTCCAGGGAGTGCACGCTTAACGACGACGACGACATCGTCATTTGGACCCAGCTTTTTCACCGTTTCCTGGAAATCCTGTTCGGTCGTTATCGGCTTACGGTTGATCGCAATGATCAAATCCCGCTCGCGGATTTTTGCATCAGCGGCGACACTTGACGGTTCGACATCGGTCACCACCACACCTGGATCAGATTCGTTCAGAATTCCAGCCAGTCCCATTTGCTGAACCTTCAACCGGGTCAGCGTTCCAACCCGCAACCCAAATTCACGCGGGACCGGGCGCTCAATCGAACGGCTATAGTTGCGCCGCAGCAACGGAGGCACTGATGGAAATTTGGTTGAGGGCATCACCCGTTCATCCACCCGTAGCCGGGCCGTTTGACTGCGTCCATCGCGATAAAACTCAATTTTGACGTCACTCCCAACCGGGGTTGAGGCCACCCAGCGGACCAGATCCCGATCATCACGCACAGTGTGACTGTCAAAGGAAACAATGACGTCACCGCTTTTTAAACCTGAACGGGCCGCGGGCCCATCTACTTCAACATACTGGACCAGTGCTCCTTGCCCACGCGGGATGCTATAGACCTGAGCAAACTGAGGTGAAACCTGATCCAGAAAAACACCCAAATACCCACGTACAACCTGACCTGTGGTGATAAGTTGACGATAGACATCTTTGACTGTTACCGAGGGAATGGCAAAACTAATCCCATTAAATCGGCCATCCTGAGTGGCAATCTGGGTATTGATGCCGATCACTTCCCCATCCAGATTCAGCAATGGACCACCTGAATTTCCAGGATTGATGGCGGCATCGGTTTGGATAAACTGTTGTAAATTGCGCCGTTTATCGGTCACTCGCTCTTTGGCGCTGATGATTCCAGCCGTAACGGTTTGATCCAGGCCAAAGGGACTCCCAATCGCCACCACCCATTCACCAACTTTCAACGCATCAGAATCACCAAATTTGACGGGTTGC
The nucleotide sequence above comes from Acidobacteriota bacterium. Encoded proteins:
- a CDS encoding zinc ribbon domain-containing protein; translation: MPIYEYVCEKCHEHVEVIQKISDSPLTTCPKCDSDTLHKKISQSSFAFKGSGWYVSDYAGKSTSPASSKNSSDEVTSSEKPKTEPATSSTTSGDDTSSPSTTAAA
- a CDS encoding peptidylprolyl isomerase; this encodes MLGLVLVFPVLTGCNPKSNQAVAVLETEYGKIVFEFYPEVAPQHVKQFQELIKQGFYNGIAFHRVEANSLIQGGDPNTIRGPENTWGLGRPDLKTIPAEFSKKNHIRGTVSAARKGNDNNSATTQFFICCRPHPEWDNQYSIFGQVISGMNVVDIISQSPVTEGTTRPQTKTIITRAYLDLRSNYPATPGL
- a CDS encoding trypsin-like peptidase domain-containing protein produces the protein MPNQAVNLRKSSVLPRWILVAVFSLSLVVGIVLGMLVMAVLGLPEGRSLSQVWARGWSPDQTAVSLSLSFARVAENVEPSVVHITTVDNPEGDLVGRGTGSGFIVDKDGYILTNYHVVRDATRINVKLFNGVEVPARLIAVDDETDIAVVKISSRTPLQPVKFGDSDALKVGEWVVAIGSPFGLDQTVTAGIISAKERVTDKRRNLQQFIQTDAAINPGNSGGPLLNLDGEVIGINTQIATQDGRFNGISFAIPSVTVKDVYRQLITTGQVVRGYLGVFLDQVSPQFAQVYSIPRGQGALVQYVEVDGPAARSGLKSGDVIVSFDSHTVRDDRDLVRWVASTPVGSDVKIEFYRDGRSQTARLRVDERVMPSTKFPSVPPLLRRNYSRSIERPVPREFGLRVGTLTRLKVQQMGLAGILNESDPGVVVTDVEPSSVAADAKIRERDLIIAINRKPITTEQDFQETVKKLGPNDDVVVVVKRALPGERRAVVNFLSFTMP